The Eremothecium gossypii ATCC 10895 chromosome IV, complete sequence genome contains a region encoding:
- the MPH1 gene encoding 3'-5' DNA helicase (Syntenic homolog of Saccharomyces cerevisiae YIR002C (MPH1)), with amino-acid sequence MLQHATITKMTDFSDLDDDDIVGLLDQDVNRCVETSVTRHKLAMQRDLTGKVLDGEKRYYEEVVTSVTYKPTHHQLRYENLNTYLYPTNYEVREYQFNIVHRALFENVLCAIPTGMGKTFIASTVMLNYYRWTVGTKIIFTAPTRPLVAQQIKACLGITGIPYNDTAILLDKSRKHREQIWSEKRVFFATPQVVENDLKRGALNPKDVVLLVIDEAHRARGSYAYVELTKFIDRFNTSYRVLALTATPATDLEGVQEVVDNLQISKIELRTEESEDIVRYMKRRDTEEVIVPLIPEIEDIIEQLGIAITPVLKEAVQLGLYDDCEPVNINAFIAMQQSQKILANSSIPEGVKWKNYFILQLLCHVGHMLKRLKIYGIQTFYTYFDNKYREFTTKYGIGKSTNKTAASFYYSSILKNITKTCQAYTANPSFLGHGKLYRVRDELSTFFASAGDDSRVIIFTELRESALELVKCVDNMNDRFIRPHIFIGQAKGKESFDDGEYLRKHAPKGRKKVDRIRRLEEEKRLADEKLRKKEEEKLARTARRTGSSEEAQISGMTQKQQKEVISLFKKGDYNVLVCTSIGEEGLDIGEVDMIICYDTTSSPIKNIQRMGRTGRKRDGRIVLLLSDNEPRKFEQAMEDYAQLQRLIGEESLNYKVTDRIIPKGINPQCQKEFITISEKNSAVNGMEDADSVIKYATQAMLGKLDKRKAVKKSTGKAAPKRFFMPDDVETGIVPAMKLVKSYKYTENGEAFPVAESVKGRRPKSKDTLLDRLEYDSLESELSSPEKATKSQNVVEIRPKLLSDILLKDEDTLHFEHSSSCPKVDSLASVTTLSSDNKSTPDQLKRSQSDNGFGIPPKRQRLCYDTSANCSSTDTHLMEAQSKNKDNPANRKTGEPHYKLEVSPLKREEDDRDVIPQNIAVKPEVPHLTQECLTTGRVYKSEFSKYDGFLTVSERRYFEQNYSPVHLVSLEPRPVFSRSRNRVAIVPHSERVQRLINIFAAMDTDDKVHIIDMHRKHALARRTVHGGPTENSDLLQPSSDGIIVPNDDIRLFSLRPRATDFEDMLEDDEGLSELLDSD; translated from the coding sequence ATGTTGCAGCATGCCACAATAACAAAGATGACGGATTTCAGTGATCTTGATGATGATGATATCGTAGGTTTACTGGATCAGGATGTGAATCGATGTGTGGAGACGAGTGTAACTAGACACAAGCTGGCGATGCAGCGAGATCTAACAGGAAAGGTGCTGGATGGGGAGAAAAGGTACTACGAAGAGGTAGTCACTAGTGTCACCTACAAGCCTACACACCACCAACTGCGTTACGAAAATCTAAATACGTACCTCTATCCTACAAACTACGAGGTGCGCGAATACCAATTCAATATTGTCCATCGTGCGTTATTCGAAAATGTGCTCTGTGCGATTCCCACAGGTATGGGTAAGACCTTCATTGCCAGTACGGTGATGCTCAATTACTATAGGTGGACAGTGGGCACAAAAATTATATTTACTGCTCCCACACGACCACTTGTTGCGCAGCAAATTAAAGCATGCCTGGGGATTACTGGTATACCCTATAATGATACGGCAATTCTTCTGGACAAGAGCCGAAAGCACAGGGAACAGATTTGGTCAGAGAAACGTGTATTTTTCGCAACGCCCCAAGTGGTGGAAAATGACCTTAAGAGAGGGGCACTGAATCCGAAAGATGTTGTATTACTTGTAATTGATGAAGCTCATCGCGCGCGGGGTTCATACGCCTACGTGGAACTTACGAAATTTATTGACAGATTTAATACATCATACAGAGTTCTAGCATTGACAGCAACACCTGCAACTGATTTAGAAGGCGTTCAAGAAGTGGTTGACAATCTGCAAATTTCTAAAATTGAGCTTAGGACTGAAGAAAGTGAAGATATTGTGAGGTATATGAAACGTCGGGATACAGAAGAAGTCATAGTTCCGCTAATCCCTGAAATTGAAGATATAATTGAACAGTTAGGAATTGCAATTACTCCTGTATTGAAAGAGGCCGTTCAATTAGGCCTTTATGATGATTGCGAACCTGTGAATATCAATGCTTTCATTGCAATGCAGCAAAGCCAGAAAATACTAGCCAACAGCTCAATACCTGAAGGAGTAAAATGGAAAAACTACTTTATCCTTCAGCTACTCTGCCATGTCGGCCATATGTTAAAACGGTTAAAAATATATGGAATCCAAACGTTTTACACCTACTTTGATAATAAATACAGGGAATTTACAACAAAGTACGGGATTGGAAAATCAACGAACAAGACTGCAGCGTCGTTTTACTACAGTTCTATTTTGAAGAATATAACAAAAACTTGTCAAGCATACACAGCAAACCCAAGTTTTCTTGGACACGGCAAACTTTATCGCGTCAGAGACGAGTTAAGCACGTTTTTTGCAAGTGCTGGCGATGACTCCAGAGTTATCATCTTTACAGAGTTGCGTGAGTCTGCACTAGAACTGGTAAAATGCGTGGACAATATGAACGATAGGTTCATCAGACCTCATATATTTATCGGCCAAGCGAAGGGCAAAGAGTCCTTCGATGACGGTGAATATCTGCGGAAACATGCTCCGAAGGGAAGGAAGAAGGTAGATAGAATTCGCAGACTAGAAGAAGAAAAGCGGCTAGCTGATGAGAAACTGCGGAAGAAAGAAGAGGAGAAGTTGGCGAGAACTGCAAGAAGAACAGGAAGCTCCGAAGAAGCCCAAATCAGTGGTATGACGCAGAAGCAACAAAAAGAAGTGATAAGTCTATTTAAAAAGGGAGACTATAATGTTCTTGTTTGTACTTCTATCGGTGAGGAGGGTCTTGATATTGGAGAGGTGGATATGATAATATGCTATGATACCACCAGCAGTCCTATTAAAAATATTCAGCGGATGGGTAGAACAGGCAGAAAAAGAGATGGAAGAATAGTTTTACTTCTTAGCGATAATGAGCCAAGGAAGTTTGAACAGGCAATGGAGGATTATGCACAGTTACAAAGATTAATTGGCGAAGAATCCTTAAATTACAAGGTCACAGATAGAATAATACCCAAGGGAATAAATCCTCAGTGCCAGAAGGAATTCATCACTATCTCGGAGAAGAACAGTGCTGTCAACGGTATGGAAGACGCAGACTCTGTCATAAAGTATGCCACACAAGCAATGTTAGGGAAACTAGATAAAAGGAAGGCTGTGAAGAAGAGTACGGGCAAGGCTGCGCCTAAGCGCTTCTTTATGCCAGACGACGTTGAAACAGGAATTGTACCGGCAATGAAACTGGTAAAAAGTTATAAGTATACAGAAAATGGCGAGGCTTTTCCTGTGGCCGAGTCAGTCAAAGGCAGACGCCCTAAGTCGAAGGACACACTCTTGGACCGTTTGGAATATGATTCGCTTGAATCAGAGTTGTCTTCTCCTGAGAAAGCCACGAAGTCGCAGAATGTTGTTGAAATTCGACCAAAATTATTGTCCGACATATTATTAAAAGACGAGGATACTTTGCATTTTGAGCATAGTTCGTCTTGTCCCAAAGTGGATAGTTTGGCTTCGGTCACAACCCTCTCTAGTGATAATAAATCCACCCCAGATCAGCTTAAACGTTCCCAAAGTGATAACGGCTTTGGTATTCCACCAAAAAGACAACGGCTCTGTTATGACACCAGTGCCAACTGCTCCAGCACCGATACCCACTTGATGGAGGCACAGAGCAAGAATAAGGATAATCCCGCCAACCGCAAGACAGGTGAACCTCATTACAAACTAGAGGTATCCCCACTGAAACGCGAAGAAGATGACCGCGATGTCATTCCACAAAATATTGCGGTTAAACCTGAGGTACCACATCTAACGCAGGAATGTCTCACCACTGGGCGAGTATACAAGTCCGAATTTTCGAAATACGATGGATTCCTGACTGTGTCTGAGAGGCGGTACTTTGAACAGAACTACTCGCCTGTCCACCTGGTGTCACTGGAACCCAGACCTGTTTTCTCGCGGTCGAGAAACCGGGTAGCTATCGTGCCACATAGCGAACGGGTGCAGAGATTAATCAATATATTTGCAGCGATGGACACAGACGACAAGGTGCATATAATCGATATGCATAGGAAGCATGCGCTTGCGCGCCGGACCGTTCATGGTGGCCCCACGGAAAATAGCGATCTTCTGCAGCCTTCTTCTGATGGCATTATAGTTCCAAATGATGACATTCGGCTATTTTCCCTGCGACCAAGAGCTACCGACTTCGAAGATATGTTAGAAGATGATGAGGGCCTATCAGAACTTCTAGACTCTGACTGA
- the SEC3 gene encoding GTP-Rho binding exocyst subunit SEC3 (Syntenic homolog of Saccharomyces cerevisiae YER008C (SEC3)): MLKRFSHSRGESLDDNGSGHSIFHKRTPSTQAAANAAGLGAAAHRRTTSRSSVSSTSSNFLAEQYERDRRAIIQSCFQKVDAVTGLPMNVYITHVRIIEDSRYPSSRPPADSPLTNKKKRALIVSTRANGLGMQLHKARENSNGTFQIGRSWDLKELVLIERDLERPEGFVFIMGKKYYWETNSAKERLVFIKSIVKIYMENSNGRVPQLINWDLSIFYLDEQSYQRAVIRAKSQPDVPPANARDGAHVATHVGNTMHTGSAIHPSAMNIGMQPGPQAQAQAQTQSQFVPPQSKTSFKELSAFSPDPTYTENSSADVLPHNWPSYSPGHDHSQAPQQAPQQAPQQAPQQAPRQNNPLGSAQSSAHGEPPRPAVQQPNIPTAATHTVAGAIPSGPPSSTPHQGSHPYSSFYARGRSDSGNKTLRIPHSPSSVRSDVSKTGISPVMPLNVSPEEGQQKEDSPYQRSMQENVTPGPAQPTAVGRHKPGTVTESRVSFENDRYMEELDGALRSSLDINRDHSPSNINTFSDEPSPYKKETNMQEAPAAPMLEAIRKFPSELSFGEDDIRPERFSHTKTDSHSKFSLPTRNEPRIAVPELSPPETTGSHTEISENEVLDFQAMVGILDEIHWSANDGSDVVLERLLLKVAEAEYQFNKQLMSLPKKASDLKLYKAKTVQECDRMDPTLSLFTMELSSISKDIEYVERQSNGLQVNCVNKKLLSKDLSGILDSVSLAESSLEELLNLSLVEKNLDKIESLLLGLHKAIGAIKGGKKDEQSDLGEIRALKDRRQAYERITDSFLKKLVSQMDAKFKKMQVCSSDLNELLSGLLVFSSLPLFCKDVSEHTFNVLLENWSADVCKLYNTRVASVLDYMQERTAKLQQPPSTTGKDELVQLWDTYRKTKSLSFASCTKSNEVDTILKSLGAIEELCITYQNFVDRFFHMSSSFTFPEYVKKFDTKSRQFDLYTVKSMESNRDSAKLKNQMVTTVFQAEFASFFAEVSQTLRKNQWHIPVVLLYLDNRIKWLKPTDQEFLLSAIVKIYEKLKQDWEAYINEQTVHHERAVIDYKARYLFPPVLNFPIFVKTAEDELAHAFTNFNLSPEHSSDILNYLDETYCGWGASVVKLLGREDKSELGSTKLPPVNHSANIERCVSIVKNSHWFVEILPIFRKDSFLDIIQQSKQVFDKQKESYADMLLYQEMGELFAFVDGTHGLINSSSAKADPSRWAAYSPQHLNTLLSKYTSQQIDNIVDKMYNNMVQHFSEHAESKMAESLREKLWSCIQGQTVSFYLKLYSLIDRHYKGIHVHFTKNDIISAFEGHKNW, encoded by the coding sequence ATGTTGAAGCGCTTTTCGCACAGCAGGGGCGAGTCCCTGGATGACAATGGGTCGGGACACTCCATATTTCACAAGCGGACGCCGTCCACACAGGCAGCGGCGAACGCTGCGGGGCtgggggcggcggcgcacCGGCGCACGACATCGCGGTCCAGTGTGAGCAGCACGTCGAGCAACTTTCTGGCGGAGCAGTACGAGCGGGACCGCCGCGCGATCATCCAGTCGTGCTTCCAGAAAGTCGACGCCGTCACGGGGCTGCCCATGAACGTGTACATAACACACGTGCGCATCATCGAGGACTCGCGCTACCCCAGCAGCCGGCCGCCGGCGGACTCGCCGCTAACGAATAAGAAGAAGCGTGCGCTCATTGTGAGCACCCGGGCCAACGGGCTAGGGATGCAGCTGCACAAGGCGCGCGAGAACAGCAATGGCACGTTCCAGATTGGCCGGTCGTGGGATCTGAAGGAGCTGGTGCTGATTGAGCGCGACCTGGAGCGGCCGGAGGGCTTTGTGTTCATTATGGGGAAGAAGTACTACTGGGAAACGAACTCGGCCAAGGAGCGCCTAGTGTTCATCAAGAGTATCGTGAAAATATACATGGAGAACTCGAACGGGCGCGTGCCGCAGCTGATCAATTGGGACCTGAGTATTTTCTATTTGGACGAGCAAAGCTACCAGAGGGCGGTGATCCGCGCGAAGTCGCAGCCCGACGTTCCGCCTGCGAACGCAAGGGACGGTGCGCACGTAGCCACACATGTGGGGAATACCATGCATACCGGGAGCGCGATCCACCCGTCTGCCATGAATATAGGGATGCAGCCGGGCccgcaggcgcaggcgcaggcgcagaCACAGAGCCAGTTTGTGCCACCACAGAGCAAAACGTCTTTCAAGGAGCTTTCCGCCTTCTCGCCGGATCCAACTTATACAGAAAACTCCAGTGCCGATGTGCTCCCGCACAATTGGCCATCATATTCGCCAGGTCATGATCACAGCCAGGCGCCACAACAGGCGCCACAACAGGCGCCACAACAGGCGCCACAACAGGCGCCAAGGCAGAACAATCCCCTCGGAAGTGCTCAAAGTTCGGCACATGGGGAGCCTCCCAGGCCTGCAGTTCAGCAGCCTAACATACCTACTGCAGCAACTCATACTGTGGCAGGAGCGATCCCTAGCGGGCCGCCCTCTTCGACTCCGCACCAAGGTTCGCATCCGTATTCAAGTTTTTATGCCCGCGGGAGGAGCGACAGCGGCAACAAAACACTACGCATACCACATTCGCCTTCATCTGTAAGGTCAGATGTATCAAAGACGGGCATCTCTCCCGTCATGCCATTGAATGTTTCTCCGGAAGAAGGCCAGCAGAAAGAAGACTCGCCGTACCAAAGATCCATGCAGGAAAATGTGACACCTGGCCCTGCGCAGCCAACAGCAGTTGGCCGCCATAAACCTGGAACCGTCACGGAATCGAGGGTCTCGTTTGAGAACGACCGGTATATGGAAGAATTGGACGGCGCGCTGAGGAGTTCCCTGGACATAAACCGGGATCATAGCCCATCCAATATCAACACTTTCTCTGATGAGCCTTCCCCATACAAGAAGGAGACAAATATGCAAGAGGCACCCGCCGCTCCTATGCTGGAGGCAATTCGCAAGTTTCCGTCAGAACTGTCCTTTGGTGAGGACGATATCAGACCAGAGAGGTTTTCACATACGAAGACAGATTCCCATTCGAAGTTCTCTTTACCCACTAGAAATGAGCCACGCATTGCGGTTCCTGAGTTGTCTCCTCCAGAGACCACCGGAAGCCACACAGAAATATCAGAGAACGAAGTTCTTGATTTTCAAGCAATGGTAGGCATTTTGGATGAGATACACTGGTCCGCTAACGATGGGTCGGATGTTGTACTGGAGCGCCTATTACTTAAGGTCGCTGAAGCAGAATACCAATTTAATAAGCAACTGATGTCCTTGCCTAAGAAGGCTTCAGATCTCAAACTCTACAAAGCTAAAACTGTTCAAGAATGTGATAGGATGGATCCCACGCTTTCCTTGTTCACCATGGAATTATCCAGCATTTCTAAGGATATAGAATATGTGGAACGTCAATCCAATGGGTTACAGGTTAACTGTGTGAACAAGAAGTTGCTATCAAAAGATCTTTCTGGCATCCTTGATTCTGTTTCGCTGGCTGAATCATCACTAGAAGAACTACTTAATCTCTCCCTGGTTGAAAAGAATTTGGATAAGATTGAATCTTTGCTGCTTGGACTACACAAGGCAATCGGTGCCATTAAGGGAGGTAAAAAAGACGAACAGTCAGATCTAGGGGAAATTAGGGCATTGAAGGACAGACGGCAGGCATATGAGAGGATCACTGATAGCTTCTTGAAAAAGCTGGTCTCGCAGATGGATGCAAAATTCAAGAAAATGCAGGTCTGTTCTTCAGACTTGAATGAACTTCTTTCTGGCCTGCTAGTGTTTTCTTCCCTACCGCTATTCTGCAAAGATGTGTCCGAGCATACCTTTAATGTTTTGCTTGAAAACTGGTCAGCGGATGTCTGCAAACTTTACAACACTCGCGTCGCTAGCGTACTGGATTACATGCAAGAGCGAACTGCGAAACTACAACAGCCGCCTTCTACAACAGGAAAAGATGAACTGGTGCAACTTTGGGACACATATAGGAAGACGAAGTCTCTGTCTTTTGCAAGCTGCACAAAATCAAATGAAGTTGATACGATATTAAAATCATTGGGTGCTATAGAGGAGCTATGCATCACTTATCAGAATTTCGTCGACAGGTTCTTCCATATGTCTTCCTCTTTCACGTTCCCCGAATATGTCAAGAAGTTCGACACCAAATCCAGACAGTTTGATTTGTACACGGTGAAATCTATGGAGTCAAATAGAGATTCAGCAAAACTGAAGAACCAGATGGTGACCACTGTCTTTCAAGCCGAGTTCGCTAGTTTTTTTGCAGAGGTTAGTCAGACTCTCAGGAAAAACCAGTGGCATATACCAGTCGTACTTTTATACCTCGATAATAGGATAAAATGGCTGAAACCTACGGATCAGGAATTCCTATTAAGTGCTATTGTAAAGATATACGAGAAATTGAAGCAAGATTGGGAGGCTTATATCAACGAACAAACAGTTCATCATGAAAGAGCTGTTATCGACTACAAGGCTAGGTATTTGTTCCCTCCTGTTTTGAACTTCCCTATTTTCGTTAAGACGGCAGAAGATGAGCTGGCCCATGCGTTCACAAATTTCAATCTCTCACCTGAGCACAGCTCTGATATTCTGAACTACTTGGACGAAACATACTGTGGGTGGGGTGCGTCAGTGGTGAAACTGCTCGGAAGAGAAGATAAATCGGAACTTGGATCTACAAAACTACCTCCAGTAAACCATTCGGCGAACATAGAGAGGTGTGTTTCTATTGTTAAAAACAGTCATTGGTTTGTTGAAATCCTCCCCATTTTCCGAAAGGATAGCTTCCTCGATATTATCCAGCAATCCAAGCAGGTTTTtgacaaacagaaagaatCCTATGCAGATATGCTACTCTACCAGGAAATGGGTGAATTATTTGCATTTGTTGATGGCACACATGGCTTGATCAATTCATCTTCTGCGAAAGCGGATCCTTCAAGGTGGGCAGCATACAGCCCACAGCATTTAAACACTCTGCTATCCAAGTATACCTCGCAGCAGATAGACAACATTGTGGACAAGATGTACAACAACATGGTGCAGCATTTCTCTGAACATGCCGAGAGCAAGATGGCTGAGTCACTGCGCGAAAAACTGTGGTCATGTATCCAAGGCCAAACTGTCTCTTTCTATTTGAAGCTGTATTCACTCATTGACAGGCATTATAAAGGAATCCACGTCCATTTCACTAAAAACGATATAATTAGTGCATTCGAGGGCCATAAAAATTGGTAG
- the NTF2 gene encoding Ran GTPase-binding protein NTF2 (Syntenic homolog of Saccharomyces cerevisiae YER009W (NTF2)) encodes MSMDFSALAQQFTEFYYNQFDTDRSQLGNLYRDQSMLTFETSQLQGAKDIVEKLVSLPFQKVQHRITTLDAQPASPNGDVLVMITGDLLIDDEQNAQRFSQVFHLMPEGNSYYVFNDIFRLNYSA; translated from the coding sequence ATGTCGATGGACTTTTCTGCCTTGGCTCAGCAATTCACTGAATTCTATTACAACCAGTTTGACACCGACCGCAGCCAACTGGGGAACCTCTACCGGGACCAGTCAATGCTCACGTTTGAGACCTCGCAACTACAGGGGGCGAAGGACATCGTGGAGAAGCTTGTTTCGCTGCCATTCCAGAAGGTGCAGCACCGGATTACCACGTTGGACGCGCAGCCCGCGTCTCCCAACGGGGACGTGCTTGTGATGATCACCGGCGACTTGCTGATCGACGACGAACAGAACGCACAGCGGTTTTCGCAGGTCTTCCACCTGATGCCGGAGGGCAATTCGTACTATGTGTTCAACGACATCTTCCGTCTTAACTACTCAGCGTGA
- the AIM21 gene encoding Aim21p (Syntenic homolog of Saccharomyces cerevisiae YIR003W (AIM21)) produces the protein MINTAIKRSNSSASERPALAHSEQKMSEPPPIPERPKVPIRPKKRLTASSLESAARSSPLPEEATNAGAASDAPDAEAQEGRHADGHALGAGIPAPHECVEHAGEETIACRVPDESAHKHRGAAGATTNDALSLEQEGARAGLVPQREGVPRNGDELTEQATSPRNVPEAAAADEENSVSAHKPLPQATGETSEQPASAAGALMNAEDETPAAHSQGAARAVSPDLAGASSSLGGSPGRSKGKPLVPKKPSSKIAAFQEMLQRQQTEIYGSKVHDEHHSVLTPAKLGGSRANFTQNLNNLFAMPGIAPGGQLPPLSRKLTSASESTGGSRSPTGSPVHRSVSPPRHSASPPRCSLSPPRRSQSPPKSTVPAPLPTSNTRVRGPSRKLPSAFKGVEKAKPVSTNTITSFPTWSVTFTARAPSEEIASNSSSASVNSAFSASAGTAFSASAGTAFSASAGTAFSAGARSASSVSPTAVSSAGSSHDASSEICLSSAADASSAAGPSAVHASRLDVSRESTSEYSIGDYAQDGDTDDRWRQRLLQKYQTSSSMGNNTTSQLDSAPASPNNGSSTNDFMDYITKDL, from the coding sequence ATGATCAACAccgcaattaagcgcagcAACTCCAGTGCGTCCGAGCGTCCGGCACTCGCACACAGCGAACAGAAGATGTCGGAACCCCCACCAATCCCAGAGCGGCCTAAGGTGCCGATCAGACCGAAGAAGCGGCTGACCGCCTCGAGCCTCGAGTCGGCTGCAAGATCGTCGCCTCTCCCTGAAGAGGCCACGAACGCGGGCGCCGCGTCCGACGCACCCGACGCGGAAGCGCAAGAAGGAAGACATGCAGATGGCCATGCCCTCGGAGCAGGCATCCCAGCGCCCCACGAGTGCGTTGAGCATGCAGGCGAAGAGACGATTGCATGCAGGGTGCCGGATGAGTCCGCCCACAAACATAGGGGAGCCGCAGGCGCTACCACGAACGATGCGCTGTCGCTGGAGCAGGAAGGTGCGAGAGCGGGCCTCGTCCCTCAGAGGGAGGGTGTGCCTCGGAACGGTGACGAATTGACGGAGCAGGCCACTTCACCACGCAACGTCCCGGAagctgccgctgcagaTGAAGAAAACAGCGTTTCCGCACATAagccgctgccgcaggCGACCGGCGAGACGTCGGAGCAGCCTGCatctgctgctggcgctcTGATGAACGCGGAAGATGAGACACCCGCGGCGCATTCGCAGGGCGCTGCCCGTGCAGTGTCGCCTGACCTCGCCGGGGCATCGAGCTCCCTTGGCGGGAGCCCTGGCCGCAGCAAGGGTAAGCCGCTGGTGCCCAAGAAGCCATCCTCGAAGATTGCGGCCTTTCAAGAGAtgctgcagcggcagcagaCGGAAATCTATGGTTCAAAAGTGCACGACGAGCATCACAGCGTCCTCACTCCGGCCAAACTGGGCGGAAGTCGGGCTAACTTCACGCAGAACCTAAACAATCTGTTTGCTATGCCTGGCATCGCGCCTGGTGGGCAGCTACCGCCGCTGTCACGGAAACTGACGTCGGCGTCGGAAAGCACCGGGGGCTCTAGGTCTCCCACTGGGAGTCCTGTCCACCGCTCGGTCTCGCCTCCGCGCCACTCGGCGTCTCCGCCGCGGTGTTCCTTGtccccgccgcgccgttCCCAATCTCCGCCGAAGTCGACAGTGCCGGCGCCGTTGCCCACTTCAAACACCCGTGTCAGGGGCCCCAGCAGGAAGCTACCCTCTGCGTTCAAAGGTGTGGAGAAGGCGAAGCCCGTGTCCACGAACACCATCACATCGTTCCCGACATGGAGCGTCACTTTCACGGCGCGCGCCCCTTCGGAGGAGATAGCGAGCAACTCCTCGTCGGCCAGCGTTAACTCCGCGTTCTCGGCAAGCGCTGGCACTGCCTTTTCTGCTAGCGCCGGCACTGCCTTTTCCGCAAGCGCCGGGACCGCCTTTTCTGCTGGTGCGCGCTCTGCCTCGTCAGTCAGCCCCACCGCTGTCTCCTCGGCCGGTTCCAGCCACGACGCCTCCTCGGAGATCTGTCTCTCGTCGGCCGCAGATGCTTCCTCCGCGGCAGGTCCCTCCGCTGTGCATGCATCGCGCTTGGACGTCTCGCGCGAAAGCACCAGCGAGTATTCTATTGGCGACTACGCCCAAGACGGCGACACTGACGATCGCTGGCGACAACGCCTGCTTCAGAAATATCAGACATCTAGCTCTATGGGCAATAATACAACCTCGCAGCTTGACAGTGCACCAGCGTCTCCTAACAACGGTTCTTCTACTAATGATTTCATGGACTACATCACCAAGGATTTATGA
- the DJP1 gene encoding Djp1p (Syntenic homolog of Saccharomyces cerevisiae YIR004W (DJP1)) → MVVDTAYYDLLGVSPDAKAIEIKKAYRKKSVQEHPDKNPNDPKATERFQAISEAYQVLSSDELRAKYDKFGKEEAVPQNGFEDAGEQFAAIFGGEAFASYIGELTLLKNIQKTEELVQQDEEEKQREKQRVHEKTQDQKKGATPQTGAPAAGEPAAAAERVKPSGRGAIEENGGAKAASDKGDGETQDERKKTKLEQFEEQQRLDKEKMIDKLSKILCDRLSVVTESSYDEPCKRAFEKKFEEEANMLKMESFGLDILHTIGEVYCQKAEIFLKNQRILGIGGFFHSVRAKCGFVVDTVRTVSAALDAQNTMQELEKLKLAVDSDEPLRDDKGNELPKPTVEELAHMEQLVMGKVLSAAWHGSKFEIMSTLKSVCTRVLEDKNAELETRIRRAEALIMLGRVFKRTYRTPVEQEDAQVFEELAAEATKNKSRSRRK, encoded by the coding sequence ATGGTAGTTGACACGGCGTATTATGACTTGCTAGGTGTCTCCCCTGATGCCAAGGCCATCGAGATAAAGAAGGCATACCGGAAGAAGTCTGTGCAGGAGCATCCCGATAAGAATCCAAACGATCCAAAGGCGACAGAGCGGTTCCAGGCGATCTCGGAAGCTTACCAGGTGCTCAGCAGCGATGAACTCCGGGCGAAATACGATAAATTCGGGAAGGAAGAGGCTGTTCCTCAGAACGGCTTTGAGGACGCGGGCGAGCAGTTTGCGGCGATCTTTGGTGGGGAGGCGTTTGCCTCGTACATAGGTGAGCTAACGCTGCTCAAGAATATCCAAAAGACGGAGGAGCTGGTCCAgcaggacgaggaggagaagcAGAGAGAGAAGCAGCGGGTGCATGAAAAGACACAGGACCAGAAAAAGGGCGCGACCCCACAAACAGGTGCGCCCGCCGCTGGAGAgccggcagctgctgcggagCGTGTGAAGCCTAGCGGAAGAGGTGCGATAGAAGAAAACGGCGGGGCAAAAGCGGCGAGCGACAAGGGCGACGGCGAGACACAGGATGAGAGGAAGAAGACCAAACTGGAGCAGTTTGAGGAGCAGCAGAGGCTCGACAAGGAAAAGATGATCGACAAGCTGAGTAAAATATTGTGCGACCGGTTATCGGTGGTGACAGAGAGTTCCTATGATGAGCCCTGCAAGCGCGCTTTTGAGAAGAAATTCGAAGAAGAAGCGAACATGCTTAAAATGGAGTCCTTTGGCTTGGATATTCTACACACAATCGGGGAGGTGTATTGTCAAAAGGCGGAGATCTTTCTCAAGAATCAGAGGATATTAGGGATAGGCGGGTTTTTTCACTCTGTCAGGGCGAAGTGTGGATTCGTGGTAGACACAGTACGGACTGTGTCTGCGGCCCTAGACGCTCAGAATACTATGCAGGAACTCGAAAAGTTGAAGCTGGCAGTGGACTCTGATGAACCCTTGCGTGATGACAAGGGCAACGAACTTCCTAAGCCGACTGTTgaggagctggcgcacATGGAACAGCTGGTTATGGGGAAGGTTCTTTCTGCAGCATGGCATGGCTCCAAGTTTGAAATTATGTCCACTTTAAAATCTGTGTGTACTCGGGTGCTAGAGGACAAAAACGCTGAACTCGAAACGAGGATCAGACGTGCAGAGGCTCTCATTATGTTGGGAAGAGTCTTTAAGAGGACCTACAGGACACCAGTTGAACAAGAAGATGCCCAAGTCTTTGAAGAATTGGCTGCAGAAGCTACAAAGAATAAGAGCAGAAGTAGGCGCAAGTGA